The region GGATTCAGTAAATTTTACTGCTTTCAAGCGTCGAATTGTAACTTAGCAGCACACGAAAAGAACAGAGAGAATGGTTGTTGTCTTGACTGGgatttgtacctacataaattgtGTTGCAAATGTCCTATTTGAAGTCCACGTTACTGTCGCTGTTCTTCGGTCGGATGCTTTTACAAGAACGTCAGCTGTCAAGCCTGTCAACCAATATAAATACTTAGACACGTAGAGGCCTGACGTTGCACTTGTACCGTTAGCACTTCCACGTCGATGACGGACGGGCCTGGCTCACCCGGGCCGCGCCCCGCGCTCCCTCCGCCGTACATCATCCGATCATATTTATGACACGTAAAAACGAAACGACAAATTTAACCCTACATAACACGTATGCCAAATTACATTCAGGGCGCGCAGTTTGTACGGCGTTCAGTTTACGTTCAATTGGGTATTTCCAAGGCTTCGTAATGGGCATTTTGGTTGAGGAATCGTCCACATCTTGGGATTGTTGAGaacacttaaaataataattgcctTTTTCGTGGAATTGGCGAAGCTTTTAATGTTTAATTGCGCTTAAAGCCACGCCATTAAGCATTCTCCGTCCCCGAGCAATAAATGCCGCGGTTTAATCCTATAACACATTACGAACATTCTATATTTATTACCTGGTTTcacaatttttgaaaatagatcTCTGATGAAACTTAAAGTCGTGACGATGTGTGTTAAAAGCTGGAAAGTTCGGTATTCATGAGATAATTGAACAATTCTAATTTAGTTTAAGTTCTTGtatattttctgtattttagaGATGTATAACTTttcattttgatattttgtcattaaaaatatatgtatgtctgGTGTAGATGTTAAGGGTCAGACAATTATACATTACAAAAGTAGCCGTGACTACTCATCGGAAAGTAATTGTAAGACATGACTTTCCTACCCTCTCCTCTCGCCGCGTATATAGCATACCTCTGCCATCAATCAAATCTAGTTTCGCCAGACATCTGCCTCCCTACTCCCATGTAAACATTTAcaacaaaatttgcaaaaaaatcaaaaaccccaaAGACTTATCTGCTGCCAAGCTAAAAAGTGCTATAGAAGAACATCTAGCTAAACTGAATTACCAAGATACGGAAGATCTCCTTAAAGCCTGCAATTGAAcgcctgtaaaaaaaaaacacacacacacacacacacccacacacaaacacacacacacacacacacacccacacacaaacacacacactcacaatcATACACACACTTCAAGTAAGTTCACTTTTATGACTTTTagggattttgtatttttaagacttcatttggcactcgcgatacagacccagagtctagtgcgaaggccgtcgaaaagtcagatgattttatttgtattttattcaaatgtgtatttctgtaattttttgtgcactatgtaactttattgctaaaataaattattcttattcttaaaaaaaaagatgtctaaGAACATCagtaagaaaaacaaacaaagtaaatATATTACTGTTCTCAGTTTTATCATAactaataatgtttattaaaaaaccCTCTGTGTTTGAAGAACTACGAGTAAAAGAAAATGTATTACGTGAACCCCTCACTTAAATATCATTAGGTATACAAACAGGCATTCAAATAAGCTTGGAGCGTTTCCTTGTATTTTTCTTTACCAAACGTACATTTGAATCGTCCAAATGAAATTCATCCGAAAAGGAAATCTTCAAAACAAAGATTGAGTGAGGAAATCTGAAAAACCTTTTCGGCTCGCGCGCGTCGCACCGAGGCGGCCATTACTCGCTCATTATGTCGGCtgcataaacaataaaactgaAATCCACTAAAACCGTTATCACGTTGATATGCATATTTATTGCGCTCATTTCGCgcctatgttttattcgtaaTGTATCTCGTAAAAGACGTGTGTCTTTGCTGTGTGGTGCTGTGGGCGCAGTGGGTGGGAGCGGGAGGGATGAACATGACGGGGGAAGTGGGGCTGGTTCTGGTGCCGGCTGGGGGGCTGCGGGAGGGGGGCGGGCGCCTCGCTGCGGCTGCTGCTGGCGCGCGCGCGAACAGCCCGTGCCGCGCGCTGAGGAGCCCTGCGTCTACAAGTACCCGAAGAAGAAGCATTTTAATGCGCTGCTGAGTGACATGATGAATGAGCTGACGAAGGTAATGGCAACAACAGGATTTGAAGTCAGAATACAACTTAGTGAAAGCAGAACAGTCTTAAGTTGTCATGTACTCATGAGGATCAATCAATAGTGAACCTTCATGTTGattttcttagaaaaataatgcGGTGATTTCCCTTTACCTTTTATACCACAGAGCTGGAGACCTGAGTTCTTAGTTGGCAATAAAACGCTGCTACTCTTACATTAGAGAAAAAAGGGAGTTGATTGTCAGCGAACCAACCTCCTGACATAGCTCAGCACAATAANNNNNNNNNNNNNNNNNNNNNNNNNNNNNNNNNNNNNNNNNNNNNNNNNNNNNNNNNNNNNNNNNNNNNNNNNNNNNNNNNNNNNNNNNNNNNNNNNNNNTCCTCATCAACCGGGGAACCCCACGGGACAAGGTGCGACACGCCTACTGCCGCTAATACATCGGACCAGATTTACCATCAACATTTTATCCACATTTTACATGAGACTTACCCTATTTAACcattaattgattaattttatgtgacaagATATCGTGATGCCATCTCGGTTTGTTTTGTcagaatagacggagacggcatcacatttacctgtcaaataaaatttatccacGAGTGGTGAAATAGGCTCTCAGTCATCGAAGCTATCAGCCGATATTAAGCTTGAATCAGATGTTTCGTGTCTCGACCTATTCTAAGCGGTAATCAGGAAATGAGACCTGTCTCTGACGCAGGTATTGAGTCGCGAGAACATGGAGGAGGTGGTTCGCTTCGCGCATGAGCATCGGCTGTTTCTGCTGGCCGACGAGGTATACCAGGAAAACCTCGTGGACAAGCCCTTCGTGTCTTTCAAGAAGGTCGGTCTGCACAGGACAGGACTCCACAGTAACTAACTTCAGTGTTTGCAGAATTTCTACTCTACTCAATTTTAAACACATTCACTCACGTTGACGCACAATCTAGATTTGAAATCAATCTTTGTTGTCCactaaattatcaaaatcaaaatgcttATTCGTATTGTGTCGGTCAGTAGACCCTGAAAGTCTGTTTTCCAAttccttttttacccgactgcccgaaggagggttatgtttttcgagcgtatgtatgtatgtatgtatgtatgtatgtgggtatgtatgtacattactttggtcctcgctgcagcctaaacggctggacggattgtaacatatgaggtatcattggatttgtcataactgtcggagtgacatagggtctttaatatttcaaataaaatatggcgaaggaataaaaaaatatatattttgtattgtaacaatatgggattcaaatgaaagctaataattagcccattctaaatatatatgtcctataataattttaatctacttttttcacagaaatatcaaaaaagtataaaataaaaaacattaaattaaaaaaatcaaaaaaccggactgccttaaaaactaaaaggaagaaaataagtcttgtggtctagaactctgtcaagaagctcatttaaggttcaacagtcgggacccattcaaatcgtaaccagctcaaaaaatcttggtaatgggtcccgactgttgaaccttaaatgagcttcttgacagagttctagaccacaagacttattttcttccttttagttttttaggcagtcggtttttgattttttaaatttaatgttttttcacATTTCCAGCGCTCTTGGAAAAACCAACTTTGCTAAGAAGAATGCAAAAGCCACGCTACCGGTCGCGTCACCAGCTAACGGTCATTCGTTTCCAGGTGATACACTCTATGGGTCCTCCGTATGACACGTTGGAGCTGGCGAGCTTCATGACAGCGTCCAAAGGCTGGGCGGCGGagtgcggcgcgcgcgcagcgctgGTGGACATCCCGCGGCTCGCGCCGCAAGCACGCGCGGCGTTTGAAGATGCGCGCGCGCGGGCGCATTGCCCCAGCCTACTGGGGCAGTGTGCGCTCGACTGCATCGTAAGCTCaatttaaaacctttataaACGAACATGTAAGTGACTTAGTGGTAAGTAGACACTCGCGACCAGGAGGCGACAACGTAGAAGTAGTAGGAAGAGAAAGAGATTTTGAAATCCCCTTGTTAAAACTATTCAGGGACACCGTTGGGCGAGGTTCattataaaacttaaaagtaCAGGGTACAAATTGCAAGTAAACCGAACTGTGGAGGAATGAACTGTCCAAATAACGTGAATAGGGCACTTGGAATAAAATATCCTaaactactaaataaaattaaagaaaatgatAATGATTGTTGTCAGGTGAAGCCGCCGGCGCCGGGCGAGCCGTCGTACTCGCAGTTCTCTCTTGAGCGCGACGTGATCCAGCgcgcgctgcgcgagcgcgccGCCGCAGCACACAGAGCGCTCAACGACATCCCCACCTTCTCCTGCAACCCTATCGAGGTCAGTTACAGATGGGAAATAATGGAGATCGATTCTAAAGGTCAATGAGTGTGTGACCAGACACGCGCGCCTTGCCTCGCGCCTTGTTTTTACCCTTGGCAGCACTCGCGTCCGGAGCTGTTTTTGGGCACGAGTCAAAGGACCTCGCGACGAACTGGTGTTTACATTTGCGCTCTTGCTTCATTCGAGTTTGAACCTTGTGCTGCGCAGGTCGTAAGCAAGCTTAAAGACAACTTAAACTCGCCCGAGTGTAAACAGGAAGCTCATTTACCATCGATCACGCGAGCCGCGGGCCGAGAAAGGAGACGAGGCTCGAGGCGAGACACGAGGCGAGAGTGTAAATCCCGCATGATTGAAGCTATGATACTTTTTGTAAGCAAATACTACCTGCCATTCCAAAATGGCTTACGCGTATATTTATGGCGAGACAACGTTGGATCGTTCGTTGACAGCAAAGctaaaattttattgtttgtttttttaacacaGGCGGCCATGTTCGCGTTCCCGCGGTTCACAAtcccggcgcgcgcgcacgcggcggcgcgggcgcgcggcgTGGAACCCGACGAGTTCTACTGTATGCAGCTGCTCGAAGAAACTGGTACGTCACGGTTATATTATGACCACTTTGACAGCTCCGATGTTTGTTATAATTGCGACAGTACTCTAaagggttacctaatgattcgccgactatttttaggcagattattgattggcagacaacgtttcgccgagtaacggtaacgccgatgaatttgtacgcagatgtattgtttcgcagactaacgtttcgtaactcaaccttagcagactatttactcggcatatgagtcagtaagccgaacaactatttacagaaattcgtttagcctattaatcactacacattttgcacatttggtcgaacaacctttcgcttttgtaacggttgaactattattcagtgcgcatatcaactttcgcatcttttcgtttcgcatggggactgGCATTCAACACcgtgaatatgtgtggattacactatggctttattagcatttttacacgccgtgctgaccgcgcattttttatgatttttttatgtaccctcacaagtttcaaacgtataacgcaagtaataaacgtatttttgaccatcatttgtatttattttacattggagtttaaacaaaccaagtcgcgatgctagcagttcgatctggcacttcgccggccgctaccgcggcacgctcgcttcgctcgctcggctcgtgcgttgttggtcgcaattctacctaacactcctcctcgctgacgctcgtcgtcgcacctaacttcattttgataaaagctagtatatttataagtCAACTCAGTAAATCCTACCTatcgtttggccgattttatctacgcagattacgaaacaaaaatcgactgaacattaaatctacttaacaatatgaatgccatgtgataactctgcttatcgtgtctcgacgaacagttgttcggttaactgaaacaattacgaaacaaacaatctactaacgtaaatctgcttatcgctattcttcctaccgactactcggcgaaacgaataatagcgtaacgaaattataccaaacgttgctcggccaaaagaaaaatctgccaacagttgtctgcgaaacgaaaatctgcgtaatgaactcggcaaaacgacaggtcaccacTCTAAAGAGCATCAATAGTATGACCTAGGTACTTTTCAACTCCACCAAACCAAACCACTTGGCGACTTGTCGTTCGTTGTGACGTAAGTGACGTTCtaaagaggaggcctttgttcaacagtggacgttttcccgctaatgatggtctttacataagtaacataatataCGACATACGTaggacataataatatgtcctCATCTGCCTGTCCCCCGCACCAAAGATTCCACACTTTTCACGTTAGAGTCAAACCCTCCGAGTAGCAATGCATTGCGGGGCTTCATTAACCCATCCCGGCGTATCTAGTCCAGCAGCCCCGCAATATACAGCTGTTTGTATGTTGAGTATGCAAGTGCGAGTGTCGCGGTGTGCAGGGCTGTGCGTGGTGGCGGGCGCGGGGTTCGGGCAGGCGCCGCTCACGCTGCACCTGCGCTGCACCGTGCTGCACGCGCCCGACCAGCTCCGCTACATGCTGCGACAGCTCAAGACCTTCCATCTGCGCTTCTTGGAGGAATACCGGGACGAAGAGGCCACGTGAAAAAGGCTGGCCTTGAAAGCCGAAGGAGTTCGCAGATCAATCTAGTGTAGGGTACAATTCATACTGAAACGCGACACGATGCGACGCTACGTTTTTAGACAAGCTTATACTTATGTCGAGGCTtcattgcaaatattttttcgaCCACTTCTTTGTATTCGATTGAGCTGattaaggctgcatttccactagagatgtgcgagcaCGCGTTGCGATGCATGTGTTTAACATGAAcctatagaaacgcttcattgacCTATCCTCGTTCCGCCGTGCTGTTTCCGCTAAAGCTGCGCTAAGCGAGGATAgttaaataaagcatttttattggTTCACGACAAACAGTCCCTAGCAACACATGCTCGCatatctctgatggaaacgcagccttaactaacaaaaatgtgtaTGTGACTAACTTTAGTTCTgttcatacatacattgcatcggtttatattatatattttaaatacctaaagccgcgtttagactagcaagaaaaatcgtgcaagttgcaatacattgcagcgctcgattgaccacttcaaactcgttggctttacggactcgcaatgtattgcaacttgcacgatttttcttgctagtctaagCCCGGCTTAAGATTTACGAGTAGATGTTAAGTTAGAAGACAttgtaataaagttttatttatgaatcaaacttCTGTGTCTCATTGTAATGGAGGAGGTCCTTGTAGCAGAGCGCGTACTCGTGGCACAGCAGGTCCAGCTGCTGCGAGCGGAAGCGACCGAACTCCTTCAGCAGGAACTGGCCCACGCGGTTCTTGAGCCTGCACGAGACAACACACTCAGCATCACACTCAGCCTttaaacgtcccactgccgcCTATAAACGTCTTTCTCAGTATAAGAGGACTTGAactgtagtttccacgcgggcccgtTGCGGATTGAACACACATACCaaacgaattagctcgttgaagcaATGTGCAGTCCTCAtaacacggagaacagatggccgttggggcagAGAAATGCTCGAATAGAGACCGCGGATTGTTtagcgcagcgtaagacgttCACTAACGATGATGACATAGTAGCAGATATAGAAGTAGTATAGAAACGGCGGGTGGATACAGGCCACTTCTAACCgtagcaactggaggtccatgcAGCAGGCCTAGATATGTCCATCACTGCagcacacaacacaacacttgacacatcatcatcatatcagccatacaAACGGCTGACACATCCGCGTGCGTGCTGGTGTGTCGGACATAGgactcccccatagacctccagtcgttTGGTTGATGGTATACTTGGAGTCTCTGGCGCGTCCCTCGTGGTCCAGCTGCTGCCTGACGCAGCgcagcgcggcggcgcgcagGGCGGCGTGCGACGCGTCCAGCACGGCGCCCCACAGCCGCCGCAGCTCGCCCTGGTGCCGGCACGGGTCGCGCCCCGTCCGCTCAGAACCCTTCTCCAGCGCTTTCTCGTAGAACTTCCTACATAAATAACAGGGACGGTGGACACCAAATCAAAGCCAGAACTCTATTTAGCAAATGGActtttttcaaagaaaaaaatatcttgtACATTCCATTAGactgcgtttcaaccagagatgtgcgaggatgcgttgcgaagaATGTAATATgaataaccaagggtggaaagtaaaCCATTCTACTCGAGATAtttctcacttcgttcgagcgccaacTCGAGGGGAAAtaggtaatttcacccgagttagacactctactctTCATATCGACTGTGAggaaaaaactacaaaaagagaatcataataaattaacttatatccaacctccaaccttttcgcatcacgaccaaggagcttatatacaaaattggaggttgaacgccgaacgaagaagtttgacctttattatttatttatatattccatctctttctttcacatttcacgaatgacttccatctctttcgtaacttaactaaagaaagagatggaatatattcgtgacgtaataaagatcaacatttcttgtttcaaacggatgtccGGCGTTAGGTAAATgcagcgtttctattggttcatgaaaaaactCATTCCTCGCAAGAACATCCTCGCGTATCATTGGTAGAAAAGCAACTATAGCATGGTATTTTGTTTATGTTGCTTGCATTAAGGATCAAAGACTCgctgtttttatttacttgattttagtttcaaaattttatataaGGTGCTTTATAGTGGCGTGCAGTCGGAAAAAATCCATCATGGACGACTGGGAAAGGAGAACCGGACAATGCCGGACTCTCAGCGACTAACGATCGCGGCTGCACGTCCTCAACTCCATGGAGCTTACTTAGTTTCTACGTGGTGTTTTAAATAGATATGATAGCTGGTATACTTGTACTGGATGGTCATGTTAGCGTAGACGCCGTCGAAGTAGGGTGAATTCTTGGAGGAGACCACTCGGAAGCGCGCGTGACCGTCTCCCAGCCGCCCCGCGCCCCTCCGCCGCCCCACGTCGCTGAGCAGCTCGCGCGCGCGCATAAAGATCTGCAACACCACTAGATGGTCATTATCGTCCAGAAGACACTGTCCTCGATCTTGAGCTCAAGAGCTCTCTCCTCCATCCCCTGGCCGCTATTTTTCCAATATCATCGCCACAACTAACATCAGGAGGCCACTACATTTGCTGTCACGCGGTCTTTACTCAATAACCAGTCTGCCCTAATGGCCATCAGTTCTGCGGCATATAAGGCCTGTGCACTGCCATTTTAGATTGTTATTGTGCTGAGCTATGTCAGGAGCGTTGGTCTGACAAAATAACTTCCCTTTATTCTTCTAAGGTAAAAGTAGCAGCGTTctttattgccaactacgaactcagGTCTCCAGCTCTGTGGTATAAAAGGTAAAGGGAAATCACCgcattatttttctaagaaaatCAACATGAAGGTTCACTATTGATTGATCCTCATGAGTACATGACAACTTAATGAAACTATGCAGCAActatattttagtctcgtagcttttgtattttatttcactgaCTTAATTGCACTCCTGTTGCTGAGCCGGGACTTATAGCGGCACTATGTTATTTTACTTATAGTCATTGCTGTTAAGACTGTTCTACTTCACTAAGTTGTATTCTGACTTCAAATCCTGTTGTTGCCATTACCTTCGTCAGCTCATTCATCATGTCACTCAGCAGCGCATTAAAATGCTTCTTCTTCGGGTACTTGTAGACGCAGGGCTC is a window of Choristoneura fumiferana chromosome 8, NRCan_CFum_1, whole genome shotgun sequence DNA encoding:
- the LOC141430089 gene encoding alanine aminotransferase 2-like — encoded protein: MEEVVRFAHEHRLFLLADEVYQENLVDKPFVSFKKVIHSMGPPYDTLELASFMTASKGWAAECGARAALVDIPRLAPQARAAFEDARARAHCPSLLGQCALDCIVKPPAPGEPSYSQFSLERDVIQRALRERAAAAHRALNDIPTFSCNPIEAAMFAFPRFTIPARAHAAARARGVEPDEFYCMQLLEETGLCVVAGAGFGQAPLTLHLRCTVLHAPDQLRYMLRQLKTFHLRFLEEYRDEEAT
- the LOC141430264 gene encoding uncharacterized protein; this encodes MTDNAPLASTVWGWFWCRLGGCGRGAGALAAAAAGPREQPVPRAEEPCVYKYPKKKHFNALLSDMMNELTKIFMRARELLSDVGRRRGAGRLGDGHARFRVVSSKNSPYFDGVYANMTIQYKKFYEKALEKGSERTGRDPCRHQGELRRLWGAVLDASHAALRAAALRCVRQQLDHEGRARDSKLKNRVGQFLLKEFGRFRSQQLDLLCHEYALCYKDLLHYNETQKFDS